A window from Argopecten irradians isolate NY chromosome 3, Ai_NY, whole genome shotgun sequence encodes these proteins:
- the LOC138319255 gene encoding transmembrane protein 151B-like, translated as MDTSPTEQRPIKQSFFGSLRRDAHWKCLILTVLICGCLGAIAWCRVAIITTVVVSYYGSRRSDRTITQSSPCEDGYIYIPVAFVIMLYLVYLVECWHSHTRIELHHKVDVGTVYEKISNMRDAIPILWWKALCYHYVRKTRHVTRYRNGDSFTTTQVYYERINSHTAGSAFNFSQCGIKDMSSLLHGLEDYPATKIKFTKGFSFASVDAECEFDEQRSRFFRENERRDDYMETREGMDLLNVNFKEYMITFADPNNLPWYVSHVIFWIASGLLMSWPLRVIIEFKTAYVHYHVHKVFGTNYVDCEPLDPIAQLTRVNTMTSTELELTIQNNYALLPSYSEALLMASNVTYEVPDANGNVNTPPIYGAKRSVTYGSLSSATKQDALQRLPTGPISPSLRRCHSYTIVDGGLVIQNDMQCDLSFSSRPRRKSRRFIGPWRRDDTPSNPVSSPSSPQECMVAINPQTSTVRVLGLNKSPRTKSKNNPETSTVRSLNLERRSCALPLRSPSAHSMGPSMIRSVRSGLSEDSLPCYDDALSMDTPLFENENDSPFSSRLTRAGSAREQSSSEHCRTIMETSL; from the coding sequence CAAAGGCCGATCAAGCAGTCGTTCTTCGGTTCCCTGCGCCGTGATGCTCACTGGAAATGCCTGATCCTAACCGTCCTCATCTGTGGTTGCCTTGGTGCCATCGCCTGGTGTCGTGTGGCCATCATCACCACTGTGGTGGTTAGTTACTATGGCTCGCGCCGGTCGGACAGAACCATCACCCAGTCCAGTCCATGTGAGGACGGCTATATCTACATACCCGTGGCATTCGTTATCATGCTTTATTTAGTTTACCTGGTAGAATGCTGGCATAGTCACACACGTATTGAACTACACCACAAAGTTGACGTGGGCACGGTTTACGAGAAAATCAGCAACATGCGAGATGCAATACCTATTCTTTGGTGGAAGGCTCTTTGTTACCACTACGTTAGGAAAACACGTCACGTGACCCGGTACAGGAATGGTGACTCCTTCACAACAACACAAGTGTATTATGAACGCATTAATTCTCACACTGCCGGCTCCGCATTTAACTTCTCCCAGTGCGGCATCAAAGATATGTCGTCTCTACTGCACGGTTTAGAGGACTACCCGGCCACAAAGATAAAGTTTACTAAGGGCTTCTCATTCGCATCAGTTGATGCTGAATGTGAATTCGATGAACAAAGGAGTCGGTTCTTTCGTGAGAACGAAAGACGGGACGACTACATGGAAACAAGGGAAGGCATGGACCTTCTGAATGTGAACTTTAAGGAATATATGATAACGTTTGCCGACCCTAATAATCTGCCTTGGTATGTGTCACACGTTATATTTTGGATCGCGTCAGGTCTACTTATGTCATGGCCATTGAGAGTCATCATCGAATTTAAGACTGCGTATGTACACTATCACGTACACAAGGTGTTCGGAACTAACTACGTAGATTGTGAGCCGTTGGACCCTATAGCACAACTAACCAGAGTAAACACAATGACGAGCACTGAGCTGGAATTAACGATTCAAAACAATTATGCACTACTACCCAGTTATTCCGAGGCACTTTTAATGGCTTCCAATGTGACTTACGAAGTTCCCGATGCAAATGGGAACGTCAACACACCGCCAATATATGGTGCTAAGCGGAGCGTGACGTATGGATCGCTGTCGTCTGCTACCAAACAGGATGCCTTGCAAAGACTACCAACTGGTCCTATTTCACCATCACTTAGACGTTGCCATAGTTACACAATAGTGGATGGAGGACTTGTtattcaaaatgatatgcaaTGTGATCTCAGTTTTTCTAGCCGTCCTAGAAGAAAATCGCGCCGATTCATAGGTCCTTGGAGACGGGATGACACGCCTAGTAACCCCGTAAGTTCCCCATCGTCTCCACAGGAGTGCATGGTGGCCATTAATCCACAAACTTCTACCGTTCGTGTTCTTGGCCTTAATAAGTCACCGAGGACAAAGTCCAAAAATAACCCAGAGACTAGCACAGTGCGATCTCTCAACTTAGAAAGACGGTCATGTGCTTTACCCCTCAGGTCACCCAGTGCACATTCGATGGGTCCCTCAATGATCCGATCAGTGCGGTCGGGACTTTCGGAAGATTCTCTTCCATGTTATGATGATGCCTTGTCGATGGACACGCCTTTATTTGAGAATGAAAACGACAGTCCATTTAGCTCAAGACTAACCCGTGCAGGGAGTGCCAGAGAGCAGAGTAGTTCCGAACATTGTAGGACCATCATGGAGACCTCTCTATAG